The Vigna unguiculata cultivar IT97K-499-35 chromosome 1, ASM411807v1, whole genome shotgun sequence nucleotide sequence GACACTACAATATTTCAGTCCGAGAATACGATAATAATCATATTGAGCTTGATAAATGTTTGAATTTCTAATGCATCTATTGTGGTAATTCAACCACATCAATCCAACTCAAATCCTGAAGTGATGAAGAGCAGAGATCCCATCAAGGCCTTTATCCATGTAGTAGCGCACATATTCCTTAACTGTGAATTCTCTGTATTTGGGAGGATTGTCTTCTGATAATAACTCTTTTATAGGTCCGTAGAGTTTCTCTGATGATTTAATACCTTCGCTGAAAAAGCATGCAACAGATATTCTTGGACCTATGAGATTTGCCAGTACTCTGTGTTCTACACTGTTGAATCTGTCATTTGTCAAAACCTgcagttcaagaaaaaaaagtaatcatGTTACACTCATTTAAATTCAATGGACATATCATAAGAATTGTAAAGTTGTCAACTATATCTCCTAGGACTTTTCTAACAGATTTTCTATTTTAGATTGCTAGAAATAAGTCTTCTTTAGATTCTTatctgaatttttaaaatttcacgAAATATTTGCTAGAagtatcatgaaatatgaaaaattttagtGGCTTGGAAGGAAGAATGAAAGAAAAGGGTAAACTATACCAATTACTTAtcttagtttcttttattactGTACTAACTCCATTGATTGTTTGAAGAACATTATTACAGTGACAGTCCTCATGCATTACTATAATCtacttaattatttgaaaaatattattcttagtTCCCCAATAATGTAACAGAAATAGGAAAAGTTTGTAATTTCAAAAAACTGGGGAGTAATTAGTGTAATTTACTGTAAGAATAAAGCACTTGCCTGGAGAAAATCACCAATATTAACTACAAGAGCCCCAGGTTCTGGGGCTACATCAATCCATGTGTTCTGAAAAAGAACCTGAAGACCACCAATATGATCTTGCAGAAGTACTGTGAGGAAACAATTATCAGAATGCTTGGTGGTTCCCAAAGTTAATTCTGGTTCGGGGCAAGCAGGGTAGTAGTGGCAGAGTGAAAGAAGCCCCTCAGCACAACCCATGTCTTTTAAATGGTTTTTATCCAGCCCTAGAGCTTCTGATAGTAATTCAAACAGTGCAATTCCAAGTTTCATCACATGTGTTCCATATTCCAGAAGTATATCCCTACAAGAATATGCACACAATATGCACACAGTATGAGCTAAACTTTCATCCAATAAATTATCTTAAGAACTATACTTTTTaagtaataattacaaaaagtaTGTAATATTGTACGAAAACCTTTATGGTATCAATGCATTACTTAGATGCTTTATCTAAAGTGGCATAAAACTTAGGACACTGTACATAAAAAAACTTACCTGCATACTTCTGGCAAGTCCTGCGGTTTGGGAGGATTAGGAGCTAGATAACACAGAAAAGTGTCCCTCCAATTGAGTGCTGGTGAAGTGTAGATATCAAAATTGCTATTATACACAAAAGGTCTCATATGGTCCCGGGTATATAGATCCTTTTTCACCTCAATATCTTGTTCATAAAACCTGCGTACCCCATCTTCCAGGTCCTCCAGAACAGTCAAAGGAATGCCATGGTTGACCACTTGAAAGAAACCCCATTTCTCAGATGCTTCCCTTATTCTGTGAATAACATCTTGGCGTAAACTTGGATCCTTGTGAACTTGTGCAAGGTCTATAACAGGGATACTTTGTGCTGTGCTGCCTGAAGTTGAGACCTTCACATGTTCATCAGGTGGATGATGAAATAATCTTGGGATTTTTGTGATCCCATGATCAACAAGGCCTTTAACACCGGCTTTTGTGTCATCAAACCTTTTGAGTTCACGCACCCTCTCAGAGTCTGAAACTTCAAACCCCATGTTCCTTCTCTCTTTGTTGTGGTGCCAATAGTGATTCTTAATATTTTGTGAAGAGAGAAAGTCTTGGATTAGGTAGGCTGCAAGTCACTTTGTGATCCAGGTACTTCCACATCCACATTATTACAACGTATAGACTAGTCAGTCAagtattctttattttatttcccaCCATGATTTGCACTATTACTTTTTTATACCACCGTTTAAcaatcataaatattattaccacattttttaattttgtttatttcgttttttattggttaaatatatttttattattaaaagaggATGTAATAAGATGGATATGAAAAGAAGGtggatatcaaatattttttttatttcttaataatttaatatatattattatattattacattGGATTATAAGGAGGGtgtcactacaagaaaattggcTATTAtctagaaaaatttatttgtagataattttattttatctacgaAGAGTAGTCATAGATAATGTAATAGTTCATAggtaaaagaaaagtaaattacGTACGAAAATTTCGTAGATAACCATGACTCACTCGAAACCTTTGTCAACAAAAACCTCCACACTCACCGAAAAACTCCACACTCGAAACCCGTCACTCCGTCGCAGACACAAGAACTTGGCAACAAACTACTTATGATGTTTATTCTTTTGGTGTCACAATGTATGTATTTGAAAGTGTAAAGAAGGGGAAAGCTTTTCGGTATGATAAAATTGTGTGTTTTATGACTGTAAATTTACTTTGATATTATTTGTTTGCATAATTCTGATAACTAAGCTTTGAAGACTTCTTAGAAGGAGTGTAAGTCTTCTAGGAAAGGTATTGTGGGGGATGTTACTGGGGTGGTGACTACTTGGGCTTTTGTTCTTGCTTGCTTTGTTGGTGCATAGATTTGGGTGTATTTTAAGAATGAAGAAATTTGATCACTCTATTGATTCGAAGATTATCAGAATGCCTAAGGAGTTCAGCTACAAGGAGTTGAAATTTGCCACTAAGGGGCTCAATGCTAACAAGGTCATTAGACATGGCGCTTTTGGGACTGTGTACAAGGGTGTGCTACCTGAGAATGGTGACACTATTGTGGTGAAGAGGTGTAACCATATTGGTCAAGGTAAGAATGAGTTTTTGTTTGAGTTGTTAATAATTGGGAGTCTGAGGCATCGAAATCTGGTTCACCTTCAAGGTTGGTGCCATGAGAAAGGTGAGATTTTGTGGTGTATGACTTAATGCCCAATGGGAGTTTAGATAAGGCTTTGTGTGGGGCTAGGATGCCTTTATCATGGTCTCACAGGCTCAAAATTTTGTTAGGTGTGTCATCTGTGTTGGCCTACTTGCATCACAAATGTGAAAACCAGGTAATTCATAGGGAAATTAAAACTAGTAACATTATGTTAGATGAAGGTTCAATGCTCGGTTAGGCGATTTTGGTTTAGCAAGAAAaactgatgagttcaaatttttgccctcatttaatatttaaatttggggatttaattgaactttctgtgcttaaagattgatttaattaggatttgtgattattggatttattgagtaagtttggtaaaagtggcgtaaaaattgattttagttgcataaaatattattagatattctaacgtttgttaatgcagttggaatttatttttggtcaattaatagtgtgattttgaaatattcaaagttacaaaataagtccaaaatcaagaaattctggaaaagaataaatcaggagctaaatgcacccctagattttatttgcacactcctcctgcaagtagaccacaaaaacctgttttgcacccccagttttcactaagttgcacccctcctaccacttaaatttcactcaaccagatcatgcatTGTGGCAATCcgcaccttttaaaattagccaaccagaacaagccacgtgtcataatcctccactcaccaaattgaccactcagatcctgtcacgtcatcatctcctccatctcactcatgaaatcctaaccctaattttcttctctccttccaccaccatggtAGCCGCTGCCGCACCTCTTCATCTCGCCGGCTACCACTGCATCACCATCACACCATTGCCGGCGACGCACCAGTCACGACAGCCGCCGTTTCCGACCACCGCGAGGCACTCCACACCACTACAGCAGCGACAGCACCACCATCTGCCTCACCATGACAACGCCATCTTCTTCCATCGTCAACCATCAGCGAGACATGCTTCATCTTCTTTGCAGTAGAACCAGATTCAAGTTCGCACCTCCACAACTTGCCGGAAATCACGAACAGCAACAACCACCCCGAAGTGCCACCCTCGCGCCGTTCGTAGCGCAACCACTTGCGcaccaccatggccaccgcAGACCAGGAGCAACGCGTTTCCATTACAGCAGCCACCGCAACGAGCCACCATCGCGACCATCTTCTCCGTAGTTTCGTCGTGCCTCCACACCACGACCCTCCATTACAGATCTGCGAAGCACTTCGCCGGAGCACCAACACCTCCAGCAACGTCGTCCTTTCACGCACCTGTCCTCGCCAGAAAAGAAGACCTCGCCGGAGCAGCCACCACGTTggagcagccgcgccgtcacgagggagggacaatagtgtgagagtgaaaccctaattctggataGAGAATCTGCACTACCACGTGTCAACATATGATAGGACactcaaactggtcaactctggtcaactggtcaaagttagcagtcaactctggtcaaaactgcaaatatggttaaatgagaggggcagaattggaaattggacaggaattaagttgctaattaattaaataaaaataaaatattttagcaactgacagataaagcccaaagtccagtggaagcctatataaagagacttaagggagcagaagcgggggAACGGACAACTTACAACTTACAACTGAGACAGTTGaaaactctctggttttggcagacaccgtcatccatcacatctctcattctctcttttcttttattttctttccttcatcatattatcatgtattccatcaaagccatggagggctaagcttttagggttgattccactgtaatttcttaactggattctgaggttagatgaatttatatgttttgttattttgattattgttgtggtttttgtttatctatgtcctttgcttcttaatcgaatagaaaataatgattttaaatctacatgcatgctaatcatatgagttaaaaggtttttaaattaaattgagactttactttgattttgtttagaaactttcatttgatgaaataagtttttgccaataattgagactttaatttgattagaggtaattactttaactaaaattattcaagactttactttgattaattaagttttctatttggtaaagaaacaaggaatagacatgattaggcatagtaaaattaattgagattgtactttgattgaatttactatggacaatctaacaattctcacttttaattgagactgtactttgattaaaagtgaggatgccaacaaatgaattgagtctttacattgattgatttgtaaaacaacaacaataattaatttaacaataatctctagataaccaatgaagaatcttatttagaaaaagcagtggaattgacctatttactattattgtgtttacaatcttccgtgtcattttctttgcacatcaaaatcctcctatttttatagttgctagttttaattgcatttttaagaatcaaatatttgagatcaattccgtattcgttgtgagacgactcagggttatcttaaccctaactattttgttcactacaaactagcaatactgaagttgctaaagtagtggtaatttgatcacctaacgacagcgatatcaaaaaCACAACATGATAAGTCTTCTGATGCCACTGTGGTTGCCGAAACAATGGGGTACCTTACCCTGGAGTATGTGCTTACTAGTAGAGCAACTGAGAAAACTGATGTGTTTAGCTATGGTGCGATGGTTCTTGTGGTGGCCTGTGGGAGGAGGCCTATTGAGAAAGATGTCGCTGCAAATGGTAAAGTTGGGGTTAGTAGCAATTTGGTGGTGAGTTGCTAACCGCAACTGATGCAAGGCTTGAAGGTGAGTTGCTTTTTTTCAAGTAAGTCAATGTATTATTTAGTCAcactattttcttctttttttcattatatatatacatatatatatatatatatatatatatattatcggtgttattatataaatcttttattttttttttgtatttagtaATTAGCCTGATGAGTTTAATAGTAATTAATATGGatatgttataaatataaaaaatcttgAGTaagaaatatagaaatatttgCTTGTGGTactttgaaatttattataacaCATTTCTCCCTAACCAATGACATCAACTCTAAATGATCTCTAACAAGAAAACTTAAATTGTTAAGATCTATAATGTAACATCCGatcggatattacgaatttaaataataaaataaataaataattaataaagctCATTTATTAATATGACATTTCCCAAAATcacgggaaatttaaatcttttattatctCAACAATAAACCAAAACACATAATTATAAACACTAATATAATTGTCCAAAAATCTAGTAATATCAAtgattacaatttatttgaacacataaaaacaatataaaaactcTGAGAAAATATCCCAAGAGTAGCCCCACTCCAGTGCTATGCCTCatcagatccacctgcaacatcatctatTTATGTATACCACGTATACGATTAGCGCCacacacaagcaaatagggtgagctaatagaataaaacatatatatatatagcacatttatatatcacacaatcacaccaaaggaattccctCCTTTTACATGGCCATAACCATGCTAACCGTGTGCTACATCTTTTAGTGAGTACCTTAAGATGTCTTGCtaccatacctatcggccaccaCCGATAGAGCACATACGGAAAACCATGcgacggatcacacaccgtaacgccaagtggagttaccaatacgaacatagttcataacgtcccaagactaccaaactcgtcagctaattactgaggaaggcaatctatttggacccATTCGTGCGGGCCACAACCACcacactcacactggcaacactcgccaacccgagccacaactcaagagttcctcgtgttcatctgccatcccgagccacaactcgagggatgccattccgagccacaactcaaggaatgccacatgcttaacccctatcccgagccacaactcaagggttacatttcgagccacaactccaggaaCATCAGCAAGCCATCTTTAAAGTATCACCAAAGCATTGTAGACCATGCACCACACAGCAACCGGGATAAAACTCTGCTACAACAAAATAGCTTGGCGTTGCTCACAAGGCGCCAAGCGCTGCCCatttccagaccgcctggcgggtgacaCGTACTGCCAGGTGCGTAGTGCCTTTGAACCACCAACATTGTAGTCATCGCCTGGCAGGACTACCCTCACCGCTAGGAGTACGCGTTCCAGGAGCCCATTGACTCTACAACTATCGCTTGGCGATTCCTACACCACCACCATGCACTACACCAGTAGTTGTGTAGTACTGGTTTTTAACTCTAGTTCAGGCACACTTGCACACGCCACTCCCACCTTGCCATTTATCCAGCTTACTATAAACTTAGTTACTGATAGGCTATAATAATTCTAGTTAGCATAAATCCTTTTATGCTTTTGCATTGCCTCACCCTCATCACATAGACCATTCCAATTATTCACACTTATTAGTATTTATTGAGTAGCATTATGCCCTCTCCCATATAATACACCATCTCAAAGATTTAATCTTTTCATAGAATGTTATATACCTTAGGTCTACCTATTCCATTCTCCATTAGAAATCTAACTCCTAATTGTACCATACTCTTCAACCCGCAGTACATTTAACTCAATCATACTCCTTGTTTCCTTAAGACAATTTATCCATTTTGCTTTACCTTCCAATTGTAACCCCAAAAGATATATTCCTTCAACCTTCAACCCATCTCATGCCTTACTATTACATCTTAAAGCATCCTAATTACAATATTTCCAATTTAGCATATTTTTCCCGTAATCTATTCCACTTAACTTCCAAGTGCACCCTTCTACTCGAACCACACTGCACCAATCACAAAAACCACGGACACCATTATCGCCTAGCAACAAGCCACAAGCCACCAGGAGGTGCATCATTTCTGGGCAATTCCAGAATTGGTCTCGCACTCTTCACGAGTTCTAACTCTAATAAACCCTCCCAGTTCATCAATTTTCCACTCAATTCACTTCCATCATTCACTTATGATTAATAATCCTATGTTAAACCACCAAATACATAGAATTACCTTATTTTTACTTACATAATTTAACCAATACGCAAAATCCCAAATTCTCGAACCCTAACATCATATTCACGAATTTTTCATCCAATTAACTCCCAATCACATGGATTTCAAGGTTATATGATGTTTAACCATTCATAAACAATTAGAACATGATTTCTCCCTGATCAGAATCCTCCCAGaacacaaaaaacataaaaatcgaGTTAAGTCAACTCGCGTCGCCTGACAACTATGAGTAGCCtaccaggcggtttctggaattttccagaaacacgaaaaTTAACAGAGAGCAGAGGTTCATGGATAATtatcatatacatatatcatacaattcattcttagtataaaaattaacgcgtaaagctcccctaacttggaattCGTTtgcttaaattttgaattatgagtCTTCCCTTGAGCACCAATGTCCCCACCCCCCCTTAATGATACCTCCAATACGCTTTTCCCTTGAGCACCAGAACAACCACCAATTCTCTCTGAACTCCTTGGCCAGCTAGGGTTTCTATGCCCTTTCATCTTCATACCAAAggaaattttgacaaaaagaaagtttagtttgGGTTCACCAAAGTTTAAACCCATACCATGCCAAATGTCAAAGcaatgcataaccattcaaccaattcatgtttcatgctaattaatataattctatgattatattatcacttaacatgatcaatcatattataaaaaaaataataaattaaataacacacaaatggcaaacataggactcgaacccaagtcctttcacataaaaaaaatactctcaaccatttaagctagtactattccatgttacattaatcaatattaaatgtcataaatgctcccactacccacatttattaattaattatttatttgattaattaattttcacgggtcttacatataCCGTCTAATCCTAATAAAACttgtttaaagataattttgatGATAATAAAAGTACTTGATGagttaataatgatatatatgttataattatatgaaCATTTCAAGGTGTTTTATgcaaattttaacatattgttTTCTAGAGAAGTTTACATAATTGAAGATTTGTTGAAGAAAGAGAAGACTTTAAAGGAATATAAACAtgaaacatgataaaaaaagataaaagagacgaaataaaaaaatttaaatagtgaTTTGGTCATATACTTTGTTGGTTTGATTCATTTTGGTCTCCTTATTATCTTGCACTAATGCAGAATACTATTTTtaactcgccttatatgccttgGTTGTCcaagaaccgaagcatataatgttGCAGTGGCCTTTTTGCAATTCTAGCCAACTTTTATGTCTCGGTTCACAAAACACCGGAAGCAAAAAAGtgttttatgcttcggttatcTAAAAATCGGTGCCAAAAGCGCTCATATGCCTTGGTTataaagacccgaagccaaaaacgtggctaatatttcaaaaatgtcactaGAAGTTTCatatttggcctcgggtggcagAAGACCGGTGCCAATATgtgttttatgcctcggttataaattgaaccgaggccataaagttTAATTACGAGTTCAAATTGCGAACCCAtttcccttttcttcttctctgcgCTTCTCTTCTCCGCTTCAACCTCCATTTCTCTCTTCCCTCTCCCTACAACCTGCAcctccatttctctcttctctctcattACCACCACGCTACCACTAATCCGGCCACCGTCGCCTCCGCTTTCCTACACCTCCATTTCTTTATAGTGCCTTCTTCACCACTTTCCGGCCATTGTCGTGTCGTCGTTCCTCCAAGGTAAGttgaaaacacatttttttttgtttttcgttttatatatattaattttcaatttggaTTACTAAGTCACAAGAATTTAAGAGCATTGAGTTTGAAATTGTGTGGCATTTTTTGAGTAGTTTTGTAAGATAATTGGGTTTGAATTTAAAAGCATTGGGTCTGAATTTTAGAGCATTAGTCTGAATTTAAAAGCATTGTAACAACATTACAATTCaataggtaatatattttgttgaggttttcagttgttttttctattttttttgttattttttacattCTCTTATGATTTTTATTGTCTCTTGTAGCTCTCGAAAACGTGGGTAGTGTTGCattgcatcatcttccattGTCATTCGCTTTTCAcgctgatgagtgcgtatttttgccctcattcagtgtttaattgtgggtatttaaatgaatttgtatgcttaaagagtgatttaattgaaagttctaataattagactatttgagcttgtgtgataaaaatgtcttaaaaagtgatttttagctgcataaattatttttggatattttaacatttattgatgcagttgaagttaagattaagctcattcaaggtgggaaaataaattgattgaagttacagaacacctttaaataagtcTAAAATTAGCAAGTTTTGGAAAAATCActaatcactacaaaaaaatttgcaTTTAACGGGGGTTATTTAGCGAATGTTAATATAACCTTAGCAATTGATTAACTTAACTTAGCAATGGATTAACTTAACTAATTACAAAGGTTTAGTGTTAAACTTCTATAAAATAGTGTAGGTTTTCAAAACATCCGTTAAATTACAAAGGTTTAACTTTAAACCTCTAAAAAATAGTATAGATTTTTAAAACCTCCCTTAAATTACAAAAGGTTTAATGTTAAACCTTCAAAATGTAGTATAGATTTTTAAAACCTTTGCTAAATTacaaagatttaattttaaacctcTACAAAATAGTCTAggcactaaaaaaaattattttattaactgtCATTTTGTAGCAATTAAAAATACCGCTAcaaatattttcacttttttttagtttttctaaaCCGtcagaaattttttttatatagtttcttttaatatttttagttctcTTCTCCGTAGCTTCTCCGCTCTAGTTTCTTTCTTCAGATTTTTGtattcttttcctttcttcttgAACATTGATGGTCGACAGTAGAGTGGAGGTGATGCAGCAATTTAGGAACCCTAGATTCAACCTAGACATGGTGAACTCATTTCCTCTCTCTTGCAATTTCAATCTCGCACATATCCTCCACTGGCCTTCCCCTGAAAAAGCTCACCCCATTTTTCCCTGCTATAGAAGCTCGTATCACGCGATTCCCTCCATTGGCTTTCCTTCTCACTGTCTCCCTCTCTTCATCACGCGGAAAACACCGCACGCCTATCTTCATCAAGTGAAAAACACTCCACAGCTATCTTCGTTGCCTTCTCACCGATCGTCATTCGATTTCGATTGTCACCCAACTAGTTCCATCTTCTCACTATGGTCGGGCTTAGATTCGGTAGGTATCACTCTTCTCGCCATCTACCTGTTACCTACTCTTGGTTATGGCTTGCCCTAGTGCATGTTTGGatttattgtttgattttattaCTTGTGTCTATAATCTAGGGTTTATATGTTTGATTTCGTTACATGTTGATCAGTTT carries:
- the LOC114184939 gene encoding uncharacterized protein LOC114184939 isoform X1 — encoded protein: MVDSRVEVMQQFRNPRFNLDMVNSFPLSCNFNLAHILHWPSPEKAHPIFPCYRSSYHAIPSIGFPSHCLPLFITRKTPHAYLHQVKNTPQLSSLPSHRSSFDFDCHPTSSIFSLWSGLDSMQELILGSKNVVYLTQDCELKWRPCGSSIDQSSRLASMLESIECLCCG
- the LOC114184939 gene encoding uncharacterized protein LOC114184939 isoform X2; translated protein: MVDSRVEVMQQFRNPRFNLDMVNSFPLSCNFNLAHILHWPSPEKAHPIFPCYRSSYHAIPSIGFPSHCLPLFITRKTPHAYLHQVKNTPQLSSLPSHRSSFDFDCHPTSSIFSLWSGLDSMQELILGSKNVVYLTQVDFKLNIGSDLCDVAYIYRIVS
- the LOC114188440 gene encoding L-type lectin-domain containing receptor kinase VIII.1-like → MATADQEQRVSITAATATSHHRDHLLRSFVVPPHHDPPLQICEALRRSTNTSSNVVLSRTSISKTQHDKSSDATVVAETMGYLTLEYVLTSRATEKTDVFSYGAMVLVVACGRRPIEKDVAANGKVGVSSNLVVSC
- the LOC114194371 gene encoding 1-aminocyclopropane-1-carboxylate oxidase homolog 1-like, coding for MGFEVSDSERVRELKRFDDTKAGVKGLVDHGITKIPRLFHHPPDEHVKVSTSGSTAQSIPVIDLAQVHKDPSLRQDVIHRIREASEKWGFFQVVNHGIPLTVLEDLEDGVRRFYEQDIEVKKDLYTRDHMRPFVYNSNFDIYTSPALNWRDTFLCYLAPNPPKPQDLPEVCRDILLEYGTHVMKLGIALFELLSEALGLDKNHLKDMGCAEGLLSLCHYYPACPEPELTLGTTKHSDNCFLTVLLQDHIGGLQVLFQNTWIDVAPEPGALVVNIGDFLQVLTNDRFNSVEHRVLANLIGPRISVACFFSEGIKSSEKLYGPIKELLSEDNPPKYREFTVKEYVRYYMDKGLDGISALHHFRI